A single window of Nicotiana tomentosiformis chromosome 1, ASM39032v3, whole genome shotgun sequence DNA harbors:
- the LOC104110026 gene encoding uncharacterized protein has protein sequence MKTVAVALLVALVVVVQVHIGHTFASTVPSFLWSPHQHGVASSEAVNYRTLSLKDLAKSVMAEGGWSDLLCSGKEAGQHLDLAFVFVGKQLQSVDIARPKNANSELVDLLKVSVAKSNFSLAFPYIDASEERESVESSLISEFTNTCVHGLEASNIAFSESCSVEGESFEKLTDVLSVQNYLLSRISKQSKGQPNLIVLCDQGHRTLGGAEEQTSEGEVLSELLSYVENLGAKYTALYVSDPFRSIQFPSHREVERFLAEGTHGNKSLNGCDGVCQIKSSFLEGIFVAIVLLIILISGLCCMMGIDTPTRFEAPTDS, from the exons ATGAAGACTGTTGCGGTGGCATTGTTGGTTGCTTTAGTGGTTGTAGTTCAAGTCCACATCGGACATACTTTCGCATCTACAGTTCCTTCGTTTCTTTGGTCACCTCATCAACATGG AGTTGCCTCAAGTGAAGCTGTCAATTACAGAACCCTTTCACTGAAGGATTTAGCCAAGTCTGTTATGGCTGAGGGTGGTTGGTCGGACTTGCTG TGCTCAGGAAAAGAAGCTGGACAGCATCTGGATCTTGCATTTGTTTTTGTTGGGAAACAG TTGCAATCTGTGGATATTGCTAGACCCAAAAATGCCAATTCCGAGCTTGTGGACTTGCTGAAG GTCTCTGTTGCAAAGTCCAACTTTTCTTTGGCCTTCCCCTACATTGATGCATCAGAGGAGAGAGAATCGGTGGAAAGCTCTTTGATTTCAGAATTTACAAACACATGTGTGCATGGTCTTGAGGCCAGCAACATTGCTTTCTCGGAGTCATGCTCTGTGGAGGGTGAAAGTTTTGAGAAGCTTACCGATGTCCTTTCAGTTCAG AACTATCTGCTATCAAGGATCTCTAAACAATCCAAAGGGCAGCCAAATTTGATTGTTCTCTGCGACCAAGGTCACCGTACTCTGGGAGGGGCTGAAGAACAAACCTCCGAAG GAGAAGTTTTATCTGAACTACTCAGTTACGTGGAGAATCTGGGAGCAAAATACACTGCACTGTATGTATCAGATCCATTTAGATCAATTCAGTTCCCCTCTCATAGGGAGGTAGAAAGATTTCTAGCTGAAGGTACTCATGGAAATAAATCACTTAATGGCTGTGATGGAGTTTGCCAAATTAAATCCTCATTTTTGGAAGGCATATTTGTG GCAATTGTTTTGCTTATAATTTTGATATCCGGCCTTTGCTGCATGATGGGAATCGATACTCCTACAAGGTTTGAAGCCCCTACAGATTCGTAA